Proteins from a genomic interval of Micropterus dolomieu isolate WLL.071019.BEF.003 ecotype Adirondacks linkage group LG16, ASM2129224v1, whole genome shotgun sequence:
- the mrpl42 gene encoding 39S ribosomal protein L42, mitochondrial, whose translation MASGQLCKLHSLLTRLCNCATLRRAQTCLVPVRHKAAISGPSLDGPNCNVEIGVTSDGKTIVCYHPTVDIPYEFTQPIERPDPLTNPIETHDQVLKAHLSKEVLKDKKGPTIEELSKMFFTTKHRWYPVGQYHMRRRKKDPPKDR comes from the exons ATGGCGTCGGGTCAATTGTGCAAGCTACACAGCCTCTTAACGCGACTTTGTAACTGTGCCACACTACGACGTGCACAAA CATGTTTGGTGCCAGTGCGACACAAGGCCGCTATCAGTGGTCCTTCACTGGATGGCCCTAACTG TAATGTGGAAATCGGCGTGACTTCAGATGGGAAAACCATAGTGTGCTACCATCCCACTGTCGACATTCCCTATGAGTTTACCCAG CCCATAGAACGGCCAGATCCCCTGACCAACCCGATTGAGACCCATGACCAGGTTTTAAAGGCCCACCTCAGCAAGGAGGTGTTGAAGGACAAAAAGGGGCCCACTATAGAGGAGCTGAGCAAGATGtttttcaccacaaaacacCGGTGGTATCCAGTAGGACA GTACCACATGAGACGCAGGAAGAAGGATCCCCCAAAGGACAGATAG
- the ube2nb gene encoding ubiquitin-conjugating enzyme E2Nb isoform X2: MAGLPRRIIKETQRLMAEPVPGITATPDEGNARYFHVVIAGPQDSPFEGGTFKLELFLPEEYPMAAPKVRFMTKIYHPNVDKLGRICLDILKDKWSPALQIRTVLLSIQALLSAPNPDDPLANDVAEQWKKNESNAIETARAWTRLYAGNTEV, encoded by the exons ATGGCCGGTTTGCCTCGTAGGATTATAAAG GAGACACAGCGGTTGATGGCAGAGCCTGTTCCAGGGATCACGGCTACGCCTGATGAAGGGAATGCACGTTACTTCCATGTGGTCATTGCAGGGCCTCAAGACTCTCCTTTTGAAGGGGGCACATTTAAACTTGAACTATTTCTTCCAGAAGAGTATCCCATGGCAGCTCCCAAAGTGCGATTCATGACCAAAATCTACCACCCCAATGTTGACAAACTGGGAAGAATATGTTTAGACATTTTGAAAG ATAAATGGTCTCCAGCCCTGCAGATCCGTACAGTGTTGCTATCTATCCAGGCATTATTAAGTGCTCCCAATCCAGACGATCCCCTGGCAAACGATGTCGCAGAGCAGTGGAAGAAAAACGAAAGCAATGCCATTGAGACAG